The genomic interval GGTGGAATAAATAAGAAGATATTTCTACCAATACAGAATTTATAGATATTAGGTACAATAAATGCTACTAAGAATGCTGCGATTAATCCTTTAGTACCTAATAACTCGATGCTGATACCGTCTTTAATAGGTTTAACAGCTAAAATCAATAATGAAGATTCTGCTGCTACAAAAGTTGAAATAACGTTGATTTGGTTCGTTTTTGGTAATTTCAAATTTCGGTTGTCTGTTAAAGATTTAGTAACAGTACCTGCCATGAATACAGCAAGCATACCCATTGTAAAGTTGTAAACTTTCATGATGATATCTTCAATATTTTTTGGCCAATGGAAGCCCCAAACGTTCGGTACATATGCTACTAAGATAAATAAAGATGAAAATAGTACTACTGGCATTAAAGCTACGAAACCATCACGTATTGCAGATAAATACGGGTTAGATGCAATCTTTTCAAAAAATGGTTTCATTTTTTCAATCATTTTGATTATTTTATTCATGCTGTCACCTGCTTATTATTGTTTTAAATCATGTAGTTGTTCATAAAGATCAATCATGTAATTTGCTGCATCACGTAATGCCATTGTTGTCATCAAATGGTCTTGACCATGTACCATGATAAAACTAATATCAGATGCTTCTCCGGCTGCTTCTTTTGCTAGCATTTGTGTTTGCTCTTTGTGTGCTTCAGTGATGAATTCATTTGCTTCTACAATATGTTGACGGGCTTGTTCAAAGTTGTTATCTTTAGCAGCAGCTAAAGCAGCCATAACTTCACGACGTGCATCACCTGCAATAGCAACGATTGTAAAGCCAATCATCATATTTTCTTCTTTGTTGCTCATGGTTTTTCCCCCTCATGATGTTGTATATAGTAGTGTTGTTTATCAACGAAAACGAACCTCAACAATCAATATCTAAAATTGAAATCGCAGCTTTTATTTGTTCGTTAATGTTCGTTTTTGTTCACAATAATAATGTAACTTTTTCCTATGATATAGTCAATTCAAAATTTAAAAAATAGTCTGGTTTGCAACAACTTTTGACAAATAAAGTACATAATATGTAAAAAAGCTGACAATACTTTTTTTGTCATAAAAAAACTGCTTAGGATTACTCCTAAGCAGCTGTTTAAATACTCATATCTAATTGTCTTTTTCATTAGATAATAATTTGCCGTTTTTGGCATCGTAACTGAATTCATGTTTGTTATTACCTTTTTGTAAATCTAAATCGTATACAAATTTACCTTGGTCATCATCTTTAGAAAGTGACCATTCATGAATATCTCCATCAAAATCATCTTGGGCTTTTTTAATTATGTCTTTATAAGACTTAAAATCTTTATATTCAAAGGATTTATTTTTATCATAATCGTCTTCTTTTTCAGTAGATTTATGCATTAGCTTGCCGTCATTATCGTTAATTACAACTTCAGCTTCTTCACCTTGTTTTTGTAAATCTACTTTATATGCCCATTTGCCTTGTTCTTTTTCGAATGAGATTTCTTTTACCTCTCCGTCATATTCCTTTTTAGCAGTTTTCACTGCTTCTTCAGGTGAAGTTTTAATATCATTCAATTTGATTGTTTTACTATTTTTACCTGTTTCAGAAGTACTTGAAGTGTCACCGGATTGCTTTTGTTCTGTTTTGTTAGAATCATTATCTGATTTTTTACCTTCATCACTTGAACCACCTTGACCACAAGCTGCTAAAACAACTCCAGAGGCAAGTAGTAATGATAACATTTTTGTCTTCATATCGATTCCTCCTCATCTATTAAACATCTACCCGTTTGTAAAGGAAATATTAAGATATGATTTATAAATTTGTGTA from Staphylococcus condimenti carries:
- a CDS encoding PTS lactose/cellobiose transporter subunit IIA encodes the protein MSNKEENMMIGFTIVAIAGDARREVMAALAAAKDNNFEQARQHIVEANEFITEAHKEQTQMLAKEAAGEASDISFIMVHGQDHLMTTMALRDAANYMIDLYEQLHDLKQ
- a CDS encoding PepSY domain-containing protein, whose translation is MKTKMLSLLLASGVVLAACGQGGSSDEGKKSDNDSNKTEQKQSGDTSSTSETGKNSKTIKLNDIKTSPEEAVKTAKKEYDGEVKEISFEKEQGKWAYKVDLQKQGEEAEVVINDNDGKLMHKSTEKEDDYDKNKSFEYKDFKSYKDIIKKAQDDFDGDIHEWSLSKDDDQGKFVYDLDLQKGNNKHEFSYDAKNGKLLSNEKDN